In Rhodopirellula bahusiensis, the following proteins share a genomic window:
- a CDS encoding class I SAM-dependent methyltransferase produces the protein MASDQDFLKAAFHDPQAVANYADSPRMAFPGFVDMQRMATLLLAERVNTNGRVLVVGAGGGLELKVFAEAQPTWTFDGVDPSPAMLQLAKQTLGPLVSRVSLHEGKVDVAPDGPFDAATCILTMHFADLDERRQMLSAVRRRLQPNAPFIAVHLSFPQTNGARSQWLSRYAAYVTSSGVDPEKASQAREAIDSHLTILDPEHDETLLRESGFSDVSLFYAGFAFRGWVSYA, from the coding sequence ATGGCGTCTGATCAAGACTTTTTGAAGGCTGCCTTTCACGATCCGCAGGCGGTTGCCAACTACGCGGATTCGCCTCGGATGGCCTTTCCCGGTTTCGTCGACATGCAGCGGATGGCAACGTTGTTGCTGGCCGAACGCGTGAACACCAATGGGCGTGTTCTGGTTGTTGGAGCGGGCGGGGGACTGGAGCTCAAGGTCTTTGCCGAAGCCCAGCCGACATGGACGTTTGATGGGGTCGATCCATCGCCCGCCATGCTGCAGCTCGCCAAGCAAACGCTGGGGCCTCTCGTCTCGCGAGTCTCACTTCATGAAGGCAAGGTCGACGTCGCGCCAGACGGACCATTCGATGCAGCGACCTGCATCTTGACCATGCATTTCGCGGACCTCGATGAACGAAGGCAGATGTTGTCCGCCGTTCGCCGGCGGCTCCAGCCAAATGCTCCCTTCATTGCGGTTCACTTGAGTTTTCCGCAAACCAATGGGGCACGATCCCAGTGGTTGTCGCGATACGCCGCCTACGTCACCAGCTCCGGTGTAGATCCAGAGAAAGCATCGCAAGCTCGCGAGGCAATCGACTCTCATCTCACCATTCTTGACCCCGAGCATGACGAAACGCTGTTACGTGAATCGGGATTTTCCGACGTCAGTTTGTTCTATGCCGGATTCGCTTTTCGAGGTTGGGTTTCCTATGCATAG
- a CDS encoding Rrf2 family transcriptional regulator, with the protein MKRDSKLSGVLHILLHMAELDEPVTSDDLSKIMDTNPVVVRRLMAGLRKQDYVRSEKGHGGGWTLACDLEEVTLLDIYQAVGSPSLLAIGNRTEAPGCLVEQSVNAALGKTFDEAEQLLLQRLGEVTLASLSTDCHERLQARGISLKAKRNSHGV; encoded by the coding sequence ATGAAACGAGATAGCAAGCTTTCCGGTGTGTTGCACATCCTGCTGCACATGGCGGAATTGGATGAGCCGGTGACGTCGGATGATCTGTCGAAGATCATGGACACGAACCCGGTCGTTGTGCGTCGTCTGATGGCTGGGCTGCGCAAGCAGGACTACGTGCGGTCGGAAAAGGGACATGGTGGCGGTTGGACGTTGGCGTGTGACCTCGAGGAAGTCACGTTGCTGGACATCTATCAGGCGGTCGGCAGTCCGTCGTTGCTCGCGATCGGCAATCGCACGGAGGCACCAGGATGCTTGGTCGAGCAATCCGTGAACGCTGCGCTTGGCAAAACGTTCGACGAAGCAGAACAGTTGCTGCTGCAGAGGCTGGGGGAAGTCACGCTGGCGTCGCTCAGCACCGATTGCCACGAACGACTGCAAGCCCGAGGGATCTCGCTCAAGGCAAAAAGGAATTCACATGGCGTCTGA
- a CDS encoding quinone-dependent dihydroorotate dehydrogenase produces the protein MTFYKTLIRPLLFTLDAETAHHLAVEGCRWMSVLPGVTNVARRCLESHDPIWKTEVAGLRFDNPIGLAAGWDKNGRALRMLDALGFGLIEIGSVSAGRSSGNPKPRLFRLPQDSAVVVNYGLPNDGAEIVAERLRSHRGRVPLGVNIVKTNDGTNAPACSDQQILSDYEFSTRRLHPHADYLMFNLSCPNAQGGKSFFAEPGNVERLLERLAPLQIQSPVFLKIAPNKDPDHLDRLLTQCERFDFVRGFCFNLPSQKPPLSVAPEHLINKPGAVAGRPVAAMINDCISELYRRMDRDRYIVIGAGGVFTPQDAYDKIRLGASLVQVYTSMIYQGPGIVKRICTGLAELLKQDGFNHVNEAVGSAHR, from the coding sequence ATGACTTTTTACAAGACGCTCATTCGCCCGCTGCTCTTTACACTCGACGCGGAAACAGCTCATCACTTGGCAGTGGAAGGGTGCCGATGGATGAGCGTGTTGCCCGGGGTTACCAATGTCGCACGACGGTGCCTGGAGTCTCACGATCCAATCTGGAAGACCGAAGTGGCTGGGCTCCGATTCGACAATCCAATCGGGCTCGCGGCTGGGTGGGATAAGAACGGACGCGCCTTGCGAATGCTGGACGCGTTGGGATTCGGGTTGATTGAGATCGGTTCCGTATCGGCCGGAAGGTCCAGCGGCAACCCAAAGCCACGCCTGTTTCGGCTACCTCAGGACAGCGCCGTCGTCGTGAACTACGGACTGCCCAACGATGGCGCCGAAATCGTTGCCGAACGACTGAGATCGCACCGCGGTCGCGTCCCGCTTGGTGTCAACATCGTCAAGACCAACGATGGAACAAACGCACCCGCGTGCAGCGACCAGCAGATTCTGAGCGACTACGAATTCAGCACGCGGCGACTTCATCCTCATGCGGATTACCTGATGTTCAATCTCAGTTGTCCCAACGCCCAAGGCGGCAAGAGCTTCTTTGCCGAGCCTGGCAATGTGGAACGTTTGCTCGAACGTTTGGCTCCGCTGCAGATCCAATCTCCCGTCTTTCTCAAGATTGCACCCAACAAGGATCCCGATCATCTGGATCGCTTGCTCACTCAGTGCGAACGCTTTGACTTTGTGCGTGGCTTCTGTTTCAACCTTCCCTCTCAAAAGCCGCCGCTTTCGGTCGCCCCAGAACATCTAATCAACAAGCCTGGTGCTGTGGCGGGCCGTCCCGTCGCTGCAATGATCAACGATTGCATTTCGGAATTGTACCGCCGGATGGATCGCGATCGATACATTGTCATCGGTGCCGGAGGTGTCTTCACCCCGCAAGACGCGTACGACAAAATCCGTCTCGGTGCTTCGCTGGTTCAGGTTTACACCTCCATGATCTACCAAGGCCCCGGTATCGTGAAACGTATTTGCACCGGTTTGGCGGAGTTACTCAAACAGGATGGCTTCAATCATGTGAACGAGGCCGTCGGGAGCGCACACAGGTGA
- a CDS encoding ThuA domain-containing protein yields the protein MTNQPNRSASESPHASRRKFIQTTSGLVAASAAVSPTHGWSDESADGSTRVLIIVGPSRHPPGTHEVAAGGRLMKHALEQIENLSGIQADVVEGWPEKSLRDAASTVVFIGDLFPPNRLPNPQQNLADLDEMMQRGVGIACIHYATGLLGDDVTPDGDHPLLRWMGGYFANRSCPHHESFARVFPKATITPAETDHPVTRGWKEFTLRDEPYFNNYFGADGNQVAPKATVLATSMLPPEAPERETVAWCIEREDTGRGFGVVMPHYYKNWRDEDLRRLILNGIVWSATIDVPAGGVKTDSPNLADFDPKAV from the coding sequence ATGACGAACCAACCCAACCGCTCGGCAAGCGAATCGCCCCATGCATCACGCAGAAAATTCATCCAAACGACATCCGGACTCGTGGCCGCCAGTGCTGCGGTATCGCCAACTCATGGATGGTCCGATGAGTCGGCTGATGGTTCCACGCGAGTCCTGATCATCGTCGGCCCCAGCCGCCATCCGCCGGGCACGCACGAGGTCGCCGCCGGTGGCCGGCTGATGAAACACGCCCTCGAACAGATCGAAAATCTGTCGGGAATCCAGGCGGACGTGGTCGAAGGCTGGCCCGAAAAATCTCTTCGCGACGCCGCATCAACGGTGGTTTTCATCGGCGATCTGTTCCCGCCCAACCGTCTCCCCAACCCGCAGCAGAACCTTGCCGACCTGGATGAAATGATGCAGCGAGGCGTGGGCATCGCATGCATTCATTATGCGACGGGCTTGCTGGGCGATGACGTCACGCCCGACGGCGACCACCCGCTGTTGCGATGGATGGGCGGTTACTTCGCCAACCGTTCTTGCCCGCACCACGAATCGTTCGCCAGAGTCTTCCCCAAAGCAACCATCACTCCCGCGGAGACCGACCATCCGGTCACGCGAGGCTGGAAAGAATTCACCCTTCGTGACGAGCCCTACTTCAACAACTACTTCGGTGCGGATGGAAATCAAGTTGCCCCAAAAGCAACCGTTCTGGCGACATCGATGTTGCCACCGGAAGCTCCCGAGCGAGAAACAGTCGCATGGTGCATCGAAAGAGAAGACACCGGCCGCGGATTCGGCGTCGTGATGCCACACTACTACAAGAACTGGCGTGACGAAGACCTGCGCCGCCTGATCCTCAACGGAATCGTCTGGAGTGCCACAATCGATGTTCCGGCGGGAGGCGTGAAAACCGATTCGCCAAACCTAGCCGACTTCGACCCCAAGGCTGTCTAG